In Pseudomonas sp. MTM4, one genomic interval encodes:
- a CDS encoding response regulator produces MDDRSALHSRKPWLPLVVTLVLMAGLGGWVGWQWHVQEARIHAEQAQRFNLVVNDLETSLRERMRAYEMVMRGLAGLFVGSDTVSLEDWTRASDQLQLQDFYPGIQAIALSRHARADNLASVLEKMRDGGRNVRMYPAGERAEYLITDYIHPLDWRNRRVLGFDLMSEGTRREAVVAARNIGTPMLTGPLRLKQETGQNVQVGILLFLPLYRVGEPITTLEERQNAFAGTLHGAFRLTDLLEGVLGSRSKLFQIQLFDAGAPDEPLLMGRAPVSADASFRRTRNIYMYGRSWQLDVASTPEYEAILTRASGAFNLAAGLSAAVLFALLIGGYLYLRERALRNSQALGAQLQEREARFRQLIEQLPVATLMCDGQGRIELANQSAAALLGSSAGLLAGERLGRYVPGVLSEAAGGQRLETSNQESHALREDGTPIPVSLSLTSFNRDDGIHHLLNLVDLQQRKRDEERFRNVVEASPNAFILFDQEGRIVMVNRQTELLFGYSRQELVGEPVELLIPESMRKIYLEIRHRFAQEPESRRLGENRELFGRHSDGRLLPVEVGLSPLRSGEEQLVQAVVIDIGHRKAAERRLRDQANELVVANRYKSEFLANMSHELRTPLNSILILSDQLRQNAAANLTEKQVRHADIIHRAGHDLLQLINDVLDLAKIEAGHMQIKPEPLNLAELLAELTSGLQPMAEQNGLALGTRIAPDVPVTIVTDRARLQQILRNLVTNALKFTEQGFVDIHVTCKPAEQPADEDMLQICVTDTGVGIAEDQHERIFQAFQQIDGSISRQYGGAGLGLAIARQLAEVLGGGIHLRSAPGQGSSFTIELPLRLAATTEIRTLRPFQLRGQGGGVLIVEDDADFASVVAEVGQSHGFPSTVCGTGQEGLEALERDRFAAVILDILLPDISGWQVHRVLREDARHQGTPVYIISCVPQPHGWSDDNSRYLLKPVTHSELERLFVDLARQEASPTRLLLVETEPERRRQLHEHFERLGYRVTDCQSSEDARLAYAEHAFTVLVIDFDLPNEDGLELLEALDRLRSLKDARVILNSRAPLSEKNLERLRRYSSVALSKTEGLEHMEDALKPAVAEAEAEAVALNMDEVEHPLLGRRVLLVDSDVRSIYAISALLDEQGLQVVPATTSTEALERFDEDAFDLALVDMALPNNDGPALIRQLRNDYGCQVPIVALAAGADPAVRDQSITAGADDFLFKPVERAKLVELLRRCLGRVDGPHESP; encoded by the coding sequence ATGGATGATCGTTCCGCTCTCCATTCCCGTAAGCCTTGGCTGCCATTGGTAGTAACGCTGGTTCTGATGGCGGGGCTCGGGGGATGGGTCGGCTGGCAATGGCATGTTCAGGAAGCGCGTATCCACGCAGAGCAAGCGCAGCGATTCAATCTGGTGGTCAACGACCTCGAGACTAGTCTGCGTGAGCGCATGCGTGCCTACGAGATGGTCATGCGCGGTCTGGCCGGCTTGTTCGTTGGGAGCGATACCGTCAGTCTGGAAGACTGGACTCGCGCTTCCGATCAGCTTCAGCTACAGGACTTCTATCCCGGCATCCAGGCGATCGCTTTATCGCGTCATGCGCGCGCGGATAACCTGGCTTCGGTGCTGGAGAAGATGCGCGACGGTGGCCGAAACGTCCGCATGTATCCGGCCGGTGAGCGCGCCGAATATCTGATCACAGATTACATACATCCCCTCGACTGGCGTAATCGCCGGGTGCTGGGCTTCGACCTGATGAGCGAGGGAACCCGCAGGGAAGCCGTCGTTGCCGCGCGTAATATTGGCACGCCAATGCTGACGGGGCCTTTGCGTCTCAAGCAGGAGACCGGGCAGAACGTTCAGGTGGGTATTTTGTTGTTTCTTCCCCTGTACCGGGTCGGTGAGCCCATCACCACCCTGGAGGAGCGCCAGAACGCCTTCGCCGGCACGCTACACGGCGCCTTTCGGCTGACCGATCTGTTGGAAGGCGTGCTGGGGTCGCGGAGCAAACTGTTTCAGATACAGCTGTTCGACGCCGGGGCCCCGGATGAGCCTCTGCTGATGGGCCGTGCACCGGTCAGCGCCGATGCGAGTTTCCGTCGCACCCGAAATATCTATATGTACGGCCGTAGCTGGCAACTGGATGTGGCCAGTACGCCGGAGTATGAAGCCATCCTGACCCGAGCCAGCGGAGCCTTCAACCTGGCGGCTGGACTGTCCGCGGCGGTGCTGTTTGCGCTGTTGATAGGCGGCTACCTTTACCTGCGTGAAAGGGCGCTACGCAACAGCCAGGCGCTCGGTGCGCAACTTCAGGAGCGTGAGGCACGCTTCCGTCAGCTGATCGAGCAACTGCCCGTGGCGACCCTGATGTGCGATGGTCAAGGGCGAATCGAACTGGCCAACCAGAGCGCCGCTGCGCTGCTCGGAAGCAGTGCTGGTCTGCTCGCTGGCGAGCGTCTTGGCCGTTATGTACCCGGCGTGCTAAGCGAGGCTGCAGGTGGGCAGCGGCTGGAAACCAGCAATCAGGAAAGCCACGCGTTACGGGAGGATGGCACGCCGATACCGGTTTCACTGAGCCTGACCAGCTTCAATCGCGATGACGGTATCCACCACCTGCTCAATCTGGTCGATCTGCAACAGCGCAAACGGGACGAAGAGCGCTTCCGCAATGTCGTCGAGGCGTCGCCGAATGCCTTCATTCTGTTCGACCAGGAAGGGCGAATCGTCATGGTCAATCGACAGACCGAGCTGCTGTTCGGCTATAGCCGGCAAGAGCTGGTGGGCGAGCCGGTCGAGCTGCTGATCCCCGAGTCGATGCGCAAGATATATCTCGAGATACGCCATCGTTTCGCCCAGGAACCCGAGTCGCGCCGCCTGGGTGAAAACCGCGAGCTGTTCGGTCGTCACAGCGATGGTCGTCTGTTGCCCGTCGAGGTAGGTCTGTCGCCGCTGCGCAGCGGTGAGGAGCAGCTGGTGCAGGCCGTGGTGATCGATATCGGTCACCGCAAGGCGGCGGAGCGGCGTCTGCGCGATCAGGCCAACGAGCTGGTCGTTGCCAATCGCTACAAGTCCGAGTTCCTTGCAAACATGTCTCACGAGCTGCGTACGCCGCTCAACAGCATCCTGATCCTCAGCGATCAGTTGAGGCAGAATGCGGCGGCCAATCTGACCGAGAAGCAGGTTCGGCACGCCGATATCATTCATCGGGCCGGGCATGACCTGCTGCAGCTGATCAATGATGTGCTCGACCTGGCCAAGATCGAAGCGGGCCACATGCAGATCAAGCCGGAACCGCTCAATCTGGCTGAGCTACTGGCGGAACTGACCAGTGGGCTCCAGCCGATGGCCGAGCAGAACGGGCTGGCGCTCGGTACCCGAATCGCGCCGGATGTGCCGGTGACGATCGTTACCGACCGCGCACGCCTGCAGCAGATTCTGCGCAATCTCGTCACTAACGCATTGAAGTTCACCGAGCAGGGCTTCGTGGATATCCATGTCACCTGCAAGCCGGCCGAGCAGCCTGCTGATGAAGACATGCTGCAGATCTGTGTGACCGATACCGGTGTTGGCATCGCTGAAGACCAGCACGAACGGATCTTCCAGGCCTTCCAGCAAATCGACGGCTCGATCAGCCGGCAATACGGCGGCGCCGGGCTGGGATTGGCCATCGCACGGCAGCTGGCCGAAGTGCTGGGCGGCGGTATTCATCTGCGAAGCGCGCCGGGTCAGGGCTCGAGTTTCACTATCGAGTTGCCGCTGAGACTGGCCGCAACCACGGAAATCCGGACGCTGCGGCCGTTTCAGCTCCGAGGCCAGGGCGGCGGCGTATTGATCGTCGAGGATGATGCCGATTTCGCTTCTGTGGTAGCTGAGGTTGGGCAATCTCATGGCTTTCCCAGTACCGTCTGCGGCACCGGGCAGGAGGGGCTGGAGGCCTTGGAACGCGACCGTTTCGCGGCCGTCATCCTCGATATCCTGTTGCCCGATATCAGTGGCTGGCAGGTCCATCGGGTCCTGCGAGAGGATGCCCGGCACCAGGGCACGCCGGTGTACATCATTTCGTGCGTGCCGCAGCCGCATGGCTGGTCCGATGACAATTCGCGCTATTTGCTCAAACCTGTGACGCACTCGGAGCTCGAACGCCTGTTCGTCGACCTGGCTCGGCAGGAAGCCAGTCCAACGCGATTGCTGCTCGTGGAAACCGAACCGGAGCGGCGACGTCAATTGCATGAGCATTTCGAGCGTCTTGGATACCGTGTCACCGACTGCCAGAGCAGCGAAGATGCGCGGCTGGCCTATGCGGAGCATGCCTTCACGGTACTGGTCATCGATTTCGATCTGCCTAACGAAGACGGCCTGGAGCTGCTCGAGGCGCTCGACAGGCTACGTTCGCTCAAAGATGCACGAGTCATATTGAACAGCCGGGCACCGCTTTCAGAAAAGAATCTGGAGCGGCTACGGCGTTACTCATCGGTTGCGTTGTCAAAAACAGAGGGACTGGAGCATATGGAAGATGCATTGAAGCCCGCTGTGGCTGAGGCTGAGGCTGAGGCTGTGGCGCTGAACATGGACGAGGTGGAGCATCCCCTGCTGGGGCGACGGGTGCTGTTGGTGGATTCCGACGTGCGGTCGATATACGCCATCAGCGCCCTGCTCGACGAGCAGGGGCTGCAAGTGGTGCCGGCTACGACAAGCACCGAAGCGCTTGAACGATTCGATGAGGATGCCTTCGATCTGGCATTGGTGGACATGGCATTGCCCAATAATGACGGCCCTGCACTGATACGCCAGCTCAGAAACGACTATGGTTGTCAGGTGCCGATTGTGGCGCTGGCGGCCGGAGCCGATCCGGCCGTCCGCGATCAGAGCATTACTGCAGGTGCCGACGATTTTCTGTTCAAACCGGTCGAACGCGCCAAGCTGGTCGAGTTGCTGCGACGCTGCCTGGGGCGCGTCGATGGCCCTCACGAGAGTCCATGA
- a CDS encoding OmpA family protein, giving the protein MKKLSNLTVAAATIALLAGCTTNPYTGEREAGKAGIYGGIGAVSGAVIGAATSSKKDRAKGALIGATVGGAAGGGYGYYVDTQEAKLRQTLQGTGVQVQREGDNLTLIMPGNITFPSSSADISSSFYPTLNSLVQVFKEFNKNGIDIVGHTDSTGSQQLNQDLSNRRARSVAAYLEGNGVAASRISSYGAGPSQPIASNDTASGRAQNRRVEINLRPL; this is encoded by the coding sequence ATGAAAAAGCTCAGCAACCTGACCGTAGCCGCCGCCACCATCGCCCTGCTGGCGGGCTGTACCACTAATCCCTATACCGGCGAGCGCGAGGCCGGCAAAGCAGGCATCTATGGCGGTATCGGCGCGGTCAGCGGCGCGGTAATCGGTGCCGCCACGTCCAGCAAGAAGGATCGTGCCAAGGGCGCTCTGATCGGCGCGACGGTCGGCGGTGCTGCTGGCGGTGGCTATGGTTATTACGTCGATACCCAGGAAGCCAAGTTGCGTCAGACGCTGCAAGGCACTGGCGTTCAGGTTCAGCGCGAAGGCGATAACCTGACGTTGATCATGCCAGGCAACATCACCTTCCCCAGCAGCTCGGCTGATATCTCCAGTAGCTTCTATCCAACCCTGAACTCTCTCGTCCAGGTGTTCAAAGAGTTCAACAAGAACGGCATCGATATCGTCGGACACACCGACAGCACCGGTTCGCAACAGCTCAATCAGGACCTGTCCAACCGTCGTGCCCGTAGCGTGGCCGCCTACCTCGAAGGCAACGGTGTCGCCGCGTCACGAATTTCTTCTTATGGCGCGGGCCCGAGCCAGCCGATCGCCAGTAACGATACGGCGTCCGGTCGCGCCCAGAATCGTCGTGTAGAGATCAACTTGCGGCCGCTGTAA
- a CDS encoding ATP-binding protein, translating into MRHVRRAAQPESRTIDIADLQRVFDALPGNFLVVANDADYTMVAASEERLRATMTRREDVIGHPLFHIYNGGTTSVSSSSGVNQLRASLAEVTRTGLAQQLKTVGYPLRVPHDERDHYENRYWDVVNVPVLDEQGQVAYIIHQAEDVTESLLEQESAALRLRESDERLNAALLASGTGTFYWDLRNNRLDMDLPMQRLFGLEGLTSGWLDDLLDRIHPDDRAAIAQQCERCARYGDDLEMQFRVLLPEGTERWIFDKGQTFTDSNDRPTYMVGACLDITQHKRTERALQRLNETLEQRVNAEVAARAKTEAALRQSQKMEAVGQLTGGLAHDFNNLLAGVIGSLELLSVRLQQGRTGDLERYIHSALTSANRATALTHRLLAFSRRQTLDPSPTDLNALIEGMMELLQRTIGPLVSYSTQLSDDLWLTLCDTNQLENALLNLTINARDAMPDGGQLTLTSENLVLGEPLTEELTLPPGEYVALGVRDTGVGIPPERLGYVFDPFYTTKPLGEGTGLGLSMVYGFAKQSGGAVRIESTVGEGTSVWIYLPRYHGQSASLHAPATPEPASTSVEGRAVLVVDDEPNVRTLVTEVLQEMGLNTLEAAEGPSGLRILDSDAHLDLLISDIGLPGGMNGRQLADAAREKRPSLRVLFITGYAESSVLDRSNTMSDYEVLTKPFTITDLEEKVRSMLEPGQDTG; encoded by the coding sequence GTGCGGCACGTACGGCGTGCCGCTCAGCCGGAGAGCCGAACCATCGACATTGCGGATTTGCAGCGCGTCTTCGATGCCTTGCCTGGAAACTTTCTCGTGGTCGCCAATGATGCCGACTACACGATGGTGGCCGCCAGCGAAGAGCGCCTGCGGGCGACCATGACGCGTCGTGAAGACGTCATTGGTCATCCTCTGTTCCATATCTACAACGGCGGAACGACTTCGGTATCGAGCTCTTCCGGCGTCAACCAGCTGCGTGCATCACTGGCTGAAGTGACACGCACCGGGCTCGCGCAACAGCTGAAAACGGTCGGCTATCCGCTGCGCGTCCCGCATGACGAACGCGACCATTACGAGAATCGTTACTGGGACGTCGTCAACGTTCCGGTGCTCGATGAACAGGGCCAGGTCGCCTACATCATTCACCAGGCCGAGGATGTCACCGAAAGTCTGCTCGAGCAGGAATCGGCGGCGCTGCGTCTGCGCGAGAGCGACGAGCGTCTGAATGCGGCATTGTTGGCGTCCGGCACCGGCACCTTCTATTGGGATTTACGTAATAACCGCTTGGACATGGACCTGCCCATGCAGCGGCTATTCGGCCTGGAGGGGCTGACTTCGGGTTGGCTCGACGATCTTCTCGACAGGATTCATCCAGATGATCGGGCTGCCATTGCCCAGCAGTGCGAACGCTGCGCGCGCTACGGTGACGATCTGGAAATGCAATTCAGGGTCCTCCTGCCGGAGGGCACCGAGCGCTGGATATTCGATAAGGGGCAAACTTTCACCGATAGCAACGATAGACCCACGTACATGGTTGGTGCCTGTCTCGACATCACCCAGCACAAACGCACCGAGCGGGCGCTGCAGCGCCTCAACGAAACCCTCGAACAACGGGTCAACGCCGAAGTAGCCGCGCGGGCGAAAACCGAGGCGGCGCTGCGCCAGTCGCAGAAAATGGAAGCGGTAGGCCAACTGACCGGCGGCCTCGCCCACGATTTCAACAACCTGCTTGCGGGTGTAATCGGCTCGCTGGAGCTGCTGTCCGTACGCCTGCAGCAAGGCCGCACGGGGGACTTGGAGCGCTACATTCACAGTGCGCTGACCTCAGCCAATCGGGCAACGGCGCTAACCCATCGCCTGTTGGCCTTCTCCCGTCGACAGACGCTCGACCCCAGCCCTACCGATCTGAACGCCCTGATAGAAGGGATGATGGAGCTGCTGCAGCGCACCATAGGCCCGTTGGTAAGTTATTCGACGCAGCTGTCCGATGATCTTTGGTTGACACTCTGCGACACCAATCAGCTGGAAAACGCGCTGCTGAACCTGACCATCAACGCCCGCGACGCCATGCCCGATGGCGGTCAGCTGACATTGACCAGCGAAAACCTGGTGCTGGGCGAGCCGCTCACCGAAGAACTCACGCTGCCGCCAGGTGAATATGTCGCGCTCGGCGTACGCGACACCGGTGTCGGCATTCCTCCGGAGAGGCTCGGCTATGTCTTCGATCCTTTCTACACCACCAAACCGCTGGGTGAAGGCACCGGGCTTGGCTTGTCGATGGTCTACGGTTTCGCCAAGCAATCGGGCGGTGCCGTGCGTATCGAAAGTACCGTGGGCGAAGGAACCAGCGTCTGGATTTACCTGCCCCGCTATCACGGCCAGTCGGCCAGCCTGCACGCGCCGGCGACGCCTGAGCCGGCCTCCACATCGGTCGAGGGCCGAGCCGTTCTGGTGGTGGATGACGAGCCCAACGTTCGCACCCTGGTAACGGAGGTCTTGCAGGAAATGGGGCTGAACACCCTGGAGGCTGCCGAAGGCCCAAGCGGCTTGCGTATCCTCGATAGTGATGCACACCTGGACCTGCTGATTTCCGATATCGGCCTTCCCGGCGGCATGAACGGGCGCCAGCTTGCCGATGCGGCAAGGGAAAAACGGCCGTCCTTGCGCGTACTGTTCATCACCGGATACGCCGAGAGCTCGGTACTGGACCGTAGCAACACCATGTCGGATTACGAAGTCCTGACCAAACCCTTCACCATCACCGACCTCGAAGAAAAGGTTCGCAGCATGTTGGAGCCTGGCCAGGATACGGGCTAG
- a CDS encoding fatty acid--CoA ligase, with translation MLQTRVIKPAANAYQYPLLIKSLLLSGQRYERTREIVYRDQLRFDYRTLNQRIARLANVLTAAGVKAGDTVAVMDWDSHRYLECMFAIPMIGAVVHTINVRLSPEQILYTMNHAEDRFVLVNSEFAPLYQAIAGQLTTVDKTLLITDAEDKTCDLPNCIGEYESLLAEAEPHYDFPDFDEDSVATTFYTTGTTGDPKGVYFTHRQLVLHTLAGAVTVGCRENPQLLAAGDVYMPITPMFHVHAWGLPYIATMLGLKQVYPGRYDPELLIELWRREKVTFSHCVPTIVQMLLNAKAAKGVDFSGWKLTIGGSALTRGLYESARACGMQLVAAYGMSETCPLISGAHINDELRQASEDEQIGYRLKAGIPVVLVDAAIQAPDGSFLPADGASQGELVLRAPWLTQGYAGNPEKSEELWAGGWLHTGDVATIDEMGNIDIRDRIKDVIKTGGEWLSSLALEGLISRHDAVRDVAVVGVPDERWGERPFALLVLGEGKQLDARTLQGFLEPAVEQGHINKWAIPQQIAVVNEIPKTSVGKLDKKRIRVDIARWLEEGNSAISSV, from the coding sequence ATGTTGCAGACCCGAGTGATCAAACCCGCCGCCAATGCCTACCAATATCCGCTATTGATCAAGAGCCTGCTGCTGTCGGGGCAGCGCTATGAGCGCACCCGCGAGATCGTCTATCGCGACCAACTGCGGTTCGACTATCGCACCCTCAATCAGCGCATCGCCCGGCTCGCCAACGTGTTGACTGCCGCCGGAGTCAAGGCGGGGGACACCGTGGCGGTCATGGACTGGGACAGCCACCGTTACCTCGAATGCATGTTCGCGATCCCGATGATCGGTGCGGTGGTTCATACCATCAACGTACGGCTATCACCCGAGCAGATCCTCTACACCATGAATCACGCCGAGGATCGCTTCGTTTTGGTCAACAGCGAGTTTGCGCCGCTGTATCAGGCGATCGCCGGACAGCTCACTACGGTCGATAAGACCTTGCTGATCACCGATGCCGAGGACAAGACCTGCGACCTGCCCAACTGCATCGGTGAATACGAAAGTCTACTGGCGGAGGCGGAGCCGCATTACGACTTCCCGGACTTCGATGAAGATTCGGTGGCGACCACCTTCTACACCACCGGCACGACCGGTGACCCCAAGGGCGTCTATTTCACCCACCGTCAGCTGGTGCTGCATACCCTGGCCGGGGCCGTGACGGTCGGTTGTCGCGAGAACCCGCAGTTGTTGGCGGCCGGCGACGTCTACATGCCGATCACGCCAATGTTCCATGTCCATGCATGGGGGCTGCCGTACATTGCGACCATGTTAGGACTCAAACAGGTCTATCCCGGGCGTTACGATCCGGAGTTGCTGATCGAGCTGTGGCGCCGGGAAAAGGTGACCTTCTCCCACTGCGTACCGACCATCGTGCAGATGCTGCTCAATGCCAAGGCAGCTAAGGGCGTGGATTTCAGCGGTTGGAAGCTCACCATCGGCGGTAGCGCGCTGACGCGCGGTCTCTACGAATCGGCGCGTGCCTGCGGCATGCAGCTGGTGGCCGCCTATGGCATGTCGGAGACCTGTCCGTTGATCTCGGGTGCGCATATCAACGATGAGTTGCGTCAAGCCAGCGAAGACGAGCAGATCGGCTATCGACTCAAGGCGGGAATACCAGTGGTGCTGGTCGATGCCGCGATTCAGGCGCCAGATGGCAGCTTCCTGCCGGCCGATGGCGCATCCCAGGGCGAACTGGTGCTGCGTGCGCCATGGCTGACTCAGGGTTACGCCGGAAACCCGGAAAAGAGCGAAGAGCTGTGGGCGGGTGGATGGCTGCATACCGGCGACGTCGCGACCATCGACGAAATGGGCAATATCGATATCCGTGATCGCATCAAGGATGTCATCAAGACCGGCGGCGAGTGGCTTTCTTCCCTGGCGCTGGAAGGCTTGATCAGCCGCCACGATGCCGTGCGTGACGTGGCAGTGGTAGGCGTGCCGGATGAGCGCTGGGGCGAGCGACCTTTCGCCTTGCTGGTGCTGGGCGAGGGCAAGCAGCTCGATGCGCGGACGCTGCAGGGCTTTCTGGAGCCTGCGGTGGAGCAGGGGCATATCAACAAGTGGGCGATCCCGCAGCAGATCGCGGTCGTCAACGAAATTCCCAAGACCAGCGTCGGCAAGCTGGACAAGAAGCGTATACGGGTAGACATCGCACGTTGGCTGGAAGAGGGCAACAGCGCGATTTCGTCGGTTTAG
- a CDS encoding LysE family translocator, with translation MYWMEFLTVALVHLLAVASPGPDFAVVVRESVTRGQRSGSWTAIGVGSGILLHVGYSLLGIGLIVSQSIVLFNLFKWLAAGYLFYLGFQALRAKPMGVDELAPSGAGGVHSSRRAFMVGFVTNGLNPKATLFFLSLFTVVIDPHTPLAVQAGYGVYLAFATGLWFCLVAWLFSRERVRAGFSRMGHWFDRVTGAVLIGLGVRLAASEIA, from the coding sequence ATGTACTGGATGGAATTTCTCACCGTGGCGCTGGTGCACCTGCTCGCTGTGGCCAGCCCCGGACCGGACTTTGCGGTGGTCGTGCGTGAAAGCGTGACCCGCGGTCAGCGGAGCGGCAGTTGGACGGCCATCGGTGTCGGCAGCGGAATTTTGCTGCATGTTGGTTATTCGCTGCTCGGGATTGGCCTGATCGTCTCGCAGTCGATCGTGCTGTTCAACCTGTTCAAGTGGCTGGCGGCCGGTTATTTGTTCTATCTCGGCTTCCAGGCGCTGCGCGCAAAGCCGATGGGTGTCGACGAGCTGGCGCCTTCCGGCGCCGGTGGCGTGCACTCGAGCCGACGCGCTTTCATGGTGGGGTTCGTCACCAACGGCCTGAATCCCAAGGCAACGCTATTCTTTCTGTCGCTATTCACGGTGGTTATCGACCCTCATACCCCGCTCGCCGTTCAGGCTGGCTATGGGGTATATCTGGCGTTCGCGACCGGCCTGTGGTTCTGCCTGGTGGCCTGGCTGTTCAGCCGTGAGCGCGTCCGCGCCGGTTTTTCCCGTATGGGGCACTGGTTCGACCGGGTAACTGGCGCCGTGCTGATCGGTCTCGGCGTGCGTCTGGCGGCAAGCGAGATCGCTTGA
- a CDS encoding 2-hydroxyacid dehydrogenase — protein sequence MTNRRAVFLDFSPLDQGDLDLTPLQSAFDELICHAQTSETQLIERLQGAEVAIVNKIALDDRVFAACPDLKLILVAATGVNNIDLPAARQRGIVVSNCQAYGTATVAQHTLMLLLALATRLPDYQAAVARGRWQESGQFCLLDFPIVELAGKTLGVLGHGELGSAVARLAEALGMQVLTGNLPGRPPRADRLELDALLPQVDALTLHCPLTEQTRNLIGTRELQLMKPSAFVINTARGGLIDEQALADTLRSGHLGGAATDVLISEPPSNDNPLLAADVPRLIVTPHSAWGSREARQRIVGQMVENAEAFFAGTPKRQVG from the coding sequence ATGACCAATCGCCGCGCCGTATTCCTCGACTTTTCCCCGCTCGACCAGGGTGACCTGGACCTGACGCCATTGCAGTCAGCCTTCGATGAGCTGATCTGCCATGCACAGACCAGCGAAACGCAGCTCATCGAACGGCTGCAGGGCGCCGAAGTCGCCATCGTCAACAAGATTGCGCTGGACGACAGGGTGTTCGCCGCCTGCCCCGACCTGAAGCTGATTCTGGTCGCCGCGACCGGTGTCAACAACATCGATCTGCCGGCTGCCAGGCAGCGCGGCATCGTAGTCAGCAACTGTCAGGCCTATGGTACGGCCACCGTGGCTCAGCACACCCTGATGTTGTTACTCGCGCTGGCTACGCGACTGCCCGACTACCAGGCGGCCGTGGCCCGCGGTCGCTGGCAGGAGAGCGGGCAATTCTGCCTGCTTGATTTCCCCATCGTCGAGCTGGCGGGCAAGACCCTCGGCGTGCTCGGTCATGGTGAGCTGGGCAGCGCCGTGGCCAGACTGGCCGAAGCGTTAGGCATGCAGGTGCTGACCGGCAATTTGCCGGGGCGCCCGCCGCGTGCGGATCGCCTGGAGCTCGACGCACTGCTGCCTCAGGTAGACGCCTTGACGCTGCATTGCCCGCTCACCGAACAGACCCGCAACCTGATCGGCACCCGCGAACTGCAGCTGATGAAGCCATCGGCATTCGTCATCAATACCGCCCGCGGCGGCCTGATCGACGAGCAGGCGTTGGCGGACACGCTGCGCAGTGGGCATCTGGGCGGCGCCGCCACCGATGTACTCATCAGCGAGCCACCGAGCAATGACAACCCGCTGCTGGCGGCGGACGTGCCGCGTTTGATCGTGACGCCGCACAGCGCCTGGGGCAGCCGCGAAGCGCGGCAGCGCATCGTTGGGCAGATGGTCGAAAACGCCGAGGCGTTTTTCGCCGGCACACCGAAGCGCCAGGTCGGCTGA
- a CDS encoding class I SAM-dependent methyltransferase translates to MDPRSEVLLRQADLFSGNLLLAGLQPDDLLGQLPEATGWSWHAGDHQRLQARFAGRCTFGVEPPTTAFEAAVLFLPKSRELTDYLLNALAARLPGGLLYLVGEKRAGVERAARQLAPFGEARKLDSARHCQLWQVRVENSPPVPDLQALAQHFQLERPDGSLQIVSLPGVFSHGRLDRGTELLLDQLGGLPIGRLLDFGCGAGIIGASLKKRYPDSEVVLLDVDAFAVESSRMTLAANDLEAEVIAGDGIDAAPDGCSAIISNPPFHQGVHTHYEASETLLQRAASHIRPGGELRLVANAFLKYPPLIETHLGPCETLINADGFRIYRAKRG, encoded by the coding sequence ATGGATCCCCGAAGCGAAGTGCTGCTGCGCCAGGCCGACCTGTTCAGCGGAAACCTGCTGCTCGCCGGCTTGCAGCCCGATGATCTGCTCGGCCAACTGCCCGAAGCCACTGGCTGGAGCTGGCACGCCGGGGATCACCAGCGGCTGCAGGCTCGTTTCGCCGGGCGTTGTACCTTCGGTGTTGAGCCCCCCACGACTGCTTTCGAGGCAGCGGTACTGTTTTTGCCCAAGTCCCGAGAGCTGACCGATTACCTGCTGAACGCACTGGCAGCCAGACTGCCGGGCGGCCTGCTCTATCTGGTCGGCGAAAAGCGCGCCGGTGTCGAACGGGCCGCCCGACAGCTGGCACCGTTCGGCGAGGCGCGCAAGCTCGACAGCGCCCGCCATTGCCAGCTTTGGCAGGTCCGGGTGGAAAACAGCCCGCCGGTGCCTGACTTGCAGGCTCTGGCGCAACACTTTCAGCTGGAACGGCCGGATGGCTCATTGCAGATCGTCAGCCTGCCTGGCGTATTCAGCCATGGCCGGCTCGATCGCGGCACCGAATTGCTGCTGGACCAACTCGGCGGCTTGCCGATCGGCCGACTACTGGATTTCGGTTGTGGCGCCGGCATCATCGGCGCGTCGCTGAAAAAGCGCTATCCGGATAGCGAAGTCGTGCTGCTGGACGTCGATGCATTCGCTGTCGAAAGCAGCCGCATGACGTTGGCAGCCAACGACCTGGAAGCCGAGGTTATCGCCGGCGATGGCATCGACGCCGCGCCGGACGGCTGCAGCGCCATCATCAGCAATCCGCCATTCCATCAGGGCGTGCATACCCACTACGAGGCCAGCGAAACCCTGCTGCAGCGCGCCGCCAGTCATATTCGGCCCGGCGGTGAGCTACGCCTGGTGGCTAACGCATTCCTCAAATATCCACCCTTGATCGAGACCCATCTAGGGCCCTGCGAAACCCTCATCAACGCGGACGGCTTTCGCATCTACCGCGCCAAACGCGGCTGA